The sequence below is a genomic window from Tissierellales bacterium.
AATGCTTTCATATATGTTTGTGGGTTGTAATGAGAAAAAAGAAGATATTTCCGTTACAATTTCTATTGAAGGTCCAGAGGATGTTGGTATAATACTTGAAACAACAACGGTTAATGTTGAAGAAGGTGAAACTGTAATAAATTTACTTAAAAATATAGCAAAAGATAATAAAATACATTTAGATTTTACTGGCAGTAAAAGTACTGCTTACGTGAAGGGTATTGATAATATATATGAGTTTGATAAGGGTTCAGAAAGTGGATGGACATATAAGGTAAATAATGAAGTACAAAATGTTAGTGCTGGTTCTTATAAATTAAAAGATGGAGATAGTATTGAATGGATTTATCTTATAGAA
It includes:
- a CDS encoding DUF4430 domain-containing protein, producing MINNRKRLFFLLAILMLSYMFVGCNEKKEDISVTISIEGPEDVGIILETTTVNVEEGETVINLLKNIAKDNKIHLDFTGSKSTAYVKGIDNIYEFDKGSESGWTYKVNNEVQNVSAGSYKLKDGDSIEWIYLIELGN